In the genome of Salvelinus sp. IW2-2015 unplaced genomic scaffold, ASM291031v2 Un_scaffold1294, whole genome shotgun sequence, one region contains:
- the LOC139024277 gene encoding uncharacterized protein: LPPSYSPPPILPSIPPPSHCYHPSLPTYLGIPPIPSYLHPSSHPLHPAPPLPTHTSYLLSLPPTPHRYPDTSSTSQPLSTLPYPRHSATSITSPHSAPPSLPSTQLTSLPPATSSLTLPVPPPHPATSIPSHPSSQPSLPAPAALPTLPPSPALLTQPAISTSPSLHPSHSIPHSLPPPPFSIPPSPELFRHLLPPPPTTSATPSLPSTSATSIPTTHLPDSASPPHLTQLTSSSLPHHPTPPPTSIPSSTPAPPSRPLPPPPKHYPPPSTTTAYLLPHLHSSLPPSSSYLPPSHVPLPPPAPSPPLPHPSPPRPQLHPSLTQLPLILPATTATSPSLSAPSYLSQHQLPPSQHPATPSSPPPSPFIQPARVSCYFPLSPTDMNHYPDN, translated from the coding sequence gcTACCTCCATCCTACTCCCCACCTCCCATCCTACCCagcatccctcctccctcccactgctaccatccatccctccccacCTACCTCGGCATCCCTCCCATCCCCAgctacctccatccctcctcccatccACTCCACCCAGCACCTCCCCTCCCTACCCACACCAgctacctcctctccctcccacccacaCCTCACCGCTACCCAgatacctcctccacctcccagcCTCTCAGCACTCTCCCATACCCTCGCCACTCAGCTACCTCCATCACCTCCCCCCACTCagcacctccatccctcccctccacccagcttacctccctccccccagccacatcctccctcaccctcccagtACCTCCTCCCCACCCAGCTACCTCCATCCCCTCCCACCCCAGCTCTCAACCCTCCCTCCCAGCCCCCGCCGCCCTCCCAACACTACCTCCATCGCCAGCCCTCCTCACCCAACCAGctatctccacctctccctccctccacccatcccactccatccctcactccctccctcccccaccattctccatccctccctctccagagCTATTTcgccacctcctccctccccctcccactaCTTCagccactccctccctcccgtccacCTCAGCTACCTCCATCCCTACCACTCACCTCCCAGACTCAGCCTCACCTCCCCACCTCACCCAGCTAACCTCATCATCCCTCCCACACCACCCCACGCCACCGCctacctccatcccctcctccacaCCAGCACCTCCATctcgccctctccctcctccacccaagCACTACCCTCCTCCCAGCACCACTACCGCATACCTCCTCCCACACCTacactcatccctccctcccagctccagctacctccctccctcccacgtACCCCTCCCCCCACCCGCACCCTCACCCCCGCTcccacacccctcccctcccagaccccagctccatccctccctcacccaGCTACCCCTCATCCTCCCTGCCACCACAGCTacctcaccctccctctcagCACCCAGCTACCTCTCCCAGCACCAGCTACCTCCCTCCCAGCACCCAGctactccctcctcccctcctccctctcccttcatccAGCCAGCCAGAGTCTCCTGctacttccctctctcccccacagaCATGAACCACTATCCTGATAACTGA